The following are encoded together in the Candidatus Poribacteria bacterium genome:
- a CDS encoding phosphoadenosine phosphosulfate reductase family protein has translation MGQKTRHLLGLSGGKDSSALAVYMRDRVPEMEYFFSDTGKELPETYEFLDRLEVFLGKPIVRLNMDTDASRNRDFDHWLTLYGGLLPSSQVRWCTVNLKIRPFEEYIGEDRAYHYIAIRADEDRIGYKPPKTSAHRNIEPKYPFKEDGITKEDVYQILEESGLGLPDYYKWRTRSGCYFCFFQRKSEWVGLLEQHPDLFELAKEYEKFNPETGERFTWCQGESLEELSDPERVAEIKANTEKAMASKKTAKPNRRLIEILTDVHDDEDDEEPCLICHK, from the coding sequence ATGGGACAAAAAACACGCCATCTGCTCGGTCTCTCTGGAGGAAAAGACAGTTCCGCACTCGCCGTTTATATGCGGGACAGGGTGCCGGAGATGGAATACTTCTTTTCTGATACTGGTAAGGAATTGCCGGAAACTTATGAGTTTTTGGACCGGTTAGAAGTATTCCTCGGCAAACCTATTGTGCGCCTCAATATGGACACTGATGCCAGCAGAAACCGAGATTTCGATCACTGGTTGACGCTTTATGGAGGCTTGCTGCCGTCTTCACAAGTCCGTTGGTGCACCGTTAACCTTAAAATAAGACCTTTCGAAGAATACATCGGCGAAGACAGAGCATATCACTACATTGCTATCCGCGCCGACGAAGATCGCATCGGTTACAAACCTCCAAAGACCTCCGCCCATCGTAACATTGAACCCAAATACCCGTTCAAAGAGGACGGCATCACTAAAGAGGATGTCTATCAAATTCTGGAGGAAAGTGGACTCGGGTTACCTGACTATTACAAATGGCGAACGCGTTCTGGGTGCTACTTCTGCTTCTTCCAGCGCAAATCCGAGTGGGTGGGACTGTTAGAGCAGCATCCAGACCTCTTTGAACTCGCCAAAGAATACGAGAAATTCAACCCAGAGACGGGAGAACGGTTCACGTGGTGCCAAGGTGAAAGTTTAGAGGAGTTATCCGATCCAGAACGGGTAGCGGAGATCAAGGCAAATACTGAAAAGGCTATGGCATCTAAGAAAACAGCGAAACCGAATCGTCGTCTAATAGAGATCCTCACGGATGTCCACGACGATGAGGATGACGAAGAACCGTGCCTGATTTGCCATAAGTAA
- a CDS encoding HAD family hydrolase: MTINGIFFDLYGTLLVYGNMDAAWSDWLNEFHKQLRLHGLTRSIESFAKSCDQFFGKNEPTPQQHNMTVFEQRIQNLCSDLKLNLTAEDITEIANKIASAWQKHIPLDAEALHVLQTLQRSKKLALISNFDHPPHVHSVLSELGLTPLFDSVVISAEVGIKKPDPRIFDSALEQTGMKPEEVVYVGDTEDDTKAARDAGIVPILIQRENDGNAFDFNVDKDSLGKKEFTLDGRTITKLSELTTQFI, encoded by the coding sequence ATGACCATTAACGGAATTTTCTTTGACTTATACGGGACACTCTTGGTGTACGGAAATATGGATGCCGCATGGTCTGATTGGTTAAACGAATTTCATAAACAACTCAGATTGCACGGATTGACGCGTTCAATTGAATCATTTGCTAAAAGCTGCGATCAGTTTTTCGGTAAAAACGAACCAACACCGCAGCAACACAATATGACGGTGTTTGAACAACGTATCCAAAACCTCTGCTCCGATTTAAAACTGAATCTAACCGCTGAAGATATAACAGAGATCGCAAACAAAATTGCCAGTGCTTGGCAAAAACATATACCGCTCGATGCTGAGGCATTACACGTGCTGCAAACACTACAGCGTTCCAAAAAACTCGCCCTCATTTCCAATTTCGACCATCCACCGCACGTTCATTCCGTTCTCAGCGAACTCGGTCTGACACCCCTTTTCGATTCGGTCGTTATTTCCGCTGAGGTGGGTATCAAGAAACCGGATCCACGAATATTTGATTCGGCTCTTGAGCAGACGGGGATGAAGCCTGAAGAAGTTGTTTATGTCGGAGACACAGAAGACGATACGAAAGCCGCCCGCGATGCTGGTATTGTCCCGATACTGATACAAAGGGAAAATGACGGCAACGCTTTTGACTTCAACGTCGATAAAGATAGTTTAGGGAAAAAAGAGTTCACACTTGATGGGAGAACAATAACCAAACTCTCCGAACTCACAACACAGTTTATTTGA
- a CDS encoding SUMF1/EgtB/PvdO family nonheme iron enzyme, translated as MHIETLDYPLIHIPAGAFTMGTIPTGMRKTDPEEPQRSVRLDAYAIGMYQVTNAQYAEFVEATGYAPPEFWDDERFNAPDFPVVGVSWYDAVNFLEWLGALEGVAYRLPSEAEWERAARGTDAREYPWGDVWDASRANTSESGNKRLLPVGSYASGVSPCGCYDMAGNAYDWCFDWFHMEAYKYSSDENPLGASEGRRKVIRGGSWIARGEFAARCANRAAYEPIRGLHNVSFRVAVDL; from the coding sequence ATGCACATTGAAACACTTGATTACCCTTTAATCCATATTCCTGCTGGGGCGTTTACGATGGGGACGATTCCGACTGGGATGCGGAAGACGGATCCAGAGGAACCGCAACGGAGCGTCCGACTTGATGCTTATGCTATCGGTATGTATCAGGTCACGAATGCACAGTATGCGGAGTTTGTGGAGGCGACGGGGTACGCGCCTCCGGAGTTCTGGGACGATGAACGTTTCAACGCGCCGGATTTTCCGGTCGTTGGGGTGAGTTGGTACGATGCTGTCAATTTTTTGGAGTGGCTCGGTGCGCTGGAAGGTGTGGCGTATCGGTTGCCGTCGGAGGCGGAGTGGGAGAGAGCGGCGCGCGGCACGGATGCTCGTGAGTATCCTTGGGGCGATGTATGGGATGCGAGTCGGGCGAATACGTCGGAGTCGGGGAATAAGCGGTTGCTGCCTGTCGGGAGCTATGCGTCGGGTGTGAGTCCTTGTGGGTGCTACGATATGGCGGGTAACGCTTACGATTGGTGCTTCGATTGGTTTCACATGGAGGCGTATAAGTACTCGTCTGATGAGAATCCGTTGGGTGCGAGTGAAGGTCGGCGGAAGGTGATTCGGGGTGGTTCGTGGATTGCACGGGGTGAGTTTGCGGCGCGTTGTGCGAATCGTGCGGCGTATGAGCCGATTCGAGGGCTTCATAACGTCAGTTTTCGGGTTGCGGTGGATCTGTAG
- a CDS encoding aldo/keto reductase, translating to MANQDLPTIPRRRLGRTELSIPVVPFGTQGFGNNFGFVSDEDAIALIKHSISIGVNHFDCARCYGDSLRKLGLAMKEIPREDVIITGRLCCHSAAEWGGYGQGRPDYSAERTIADVEDQLQILNVDYFDGMLIHDPIEIDPTLEKGGTLDGLLQCKARGLVNYVGYGMRQHDFHLKAMATGDVDLILCFNDYNLIRQTAADEVLPAAAEADIGVMNGWSILRGILTGVDIDAEIERGRWKKEGDVAAAYPIWEWCVEEGISLLQLALQFCLKEGRIQGNNIGSLNVEQLEANVRAASTPLPDEVWEKYEARFG from the coding sequence ATGGCAAATCAAGACCTACCGACAATTCCGAGACGACGATTGGGAAGAACGGAATTGAGTATCCCTGTCGTTCCATTCGGCACGCAGGGGTTCGGAAACAACTTCGGATTCGTCTCAGATGAAGACGCTATCGCACTCATCAAACACTCGATATCCATCGGTGTGAACCATTTCGATTGCGCACGCTGTTATGGCGATTCCTTACGGAAACTTGGGCTGGCGATGAAGGAGATCCCGCGCGAGGATGTCATTATTACCGGCAGACTCTGCTGCCACTCCGCCGCAGAGTGGGGCGGCTACGGACAAGGCAGACCTGACTATTCCGCCGAACGCACAATCGCTGACGTCGAAGACCAACTCCAAATTCTCAACGTAGACTACTTTGACGGGATGCTCATCCACGATCCCATAGAAATTGATCCCACCCTCGAAAAGGGTGGCACGCTTGACGGGCTGCTCCAGTGCAAAGCCCGTGGACTCGTGAACTACGTCGGATACGGCATGCGTCAGCACGATTTCCATCTCAAGGCGATGGCAACAGGCGATGTCGATCTCATCTTGTGCTTCAACGACTACAACCTCATCCGCCAGACCGCCGCTGACGAGGTGCTGCCCGCCGCCGCTGAAGCCGACATCGGTGTCATGAACGGCTGGTCGATCCTACGCGGTATCCTCACAGGCGTTGATATCGATGCAGAAATTGAACGTGGACGCTGGAAAAAAGAAGGTGATGTTGCAGCAGCGTACCCAATTTGGGAATGGTGCGTTGAAGAAGGAATCAGTCTGCTTCAACTCGCACTCCAGTTCTGTCTAAAAGAAGGGCGGATTCAAGGCAACAACATCGGGAGTCTCAACGTTGAGCAACTCGAAGCAAACGTCCGTGCCGCCAGCACACCGTTACCCGATGAAGTCTGGGAAAAATACGAAGCACGGTTTGGATAA
- a CDS encoding DGQHR domain-containing protein: MNMYPALRSRMGTWDYYTVKMSASELSQNVKYASEVHDDRTLDRAIQRVLDESRVKKDIVEYLKRQPNRFFSSIVVAALEGNPKFHAVEVTADPRFTLFRGDRRLNEAFGVLQFDGTQKYYALDGQHRLSAIKTLLDRTDSASDGAPADFENDEISVIVVVPSQNEPNETFMQKYRRLFSNLNRYAKPMDQATNIIMDEDDTFAILTRRLITDHTFFHTDARRQLESDRIKTTKGKNLKTGDSYFTSIETLYEMNIRLLSSSNRISTGWGQGSDEGADLKTFKKFRPPEEYIDSLYDELLIYWEGLLAELPILHNDPMKMRFHEITDRKDKDGMDHLLFWPIGQQMLVEIARELLNRRLPDLENPTPDTVQYALKGLNKLEWQLHQAPWQYFLLVPTVTRTGQRRWVMRSEERANAVRCGRIIQQWILGLEYEDEDFAKNLKNQWKNFLMSAPPEEEIDELWQQVEDRKSTMSW; encoded by the coding sequence ATGAATATGTATCCAGCCTTACGTTCACGAATGGGCACATGGGACTATTATACTGTCAAAATGAGTGCCAGCGAACTAAGCCAAAATGTAAAGTACGCTTCCGAAGTCCATGATGATCGCACACTTGATAGAGCAATTCAGCGAGTATTAGATGAAAGTAGAGTAAAGAAAGATATTGTGGAATATTTGAAACGTCAGCCGAACCGTTTCTTTTCCTCAATTGTCGTTGCTGCACTTGAGGGCAATCCAAAATTCCATGCTGTTGAGGTTACAGCAGATCCACGTTTCACACTTTTTCGTGGTGATCGTCGGCTTAACGAAGCATTCGGTGTCTTGCAATTCGACGGAACTCAAAAATACTATGCCTTAGACGGTCAGCACCGCTTATCAGCAATTAAAACATTGCTGGATCGAACTGACTCTGCATCCGATGGAGCACCTGCTGATTTTGAAAATGACGAAATTTCTGTTATCGTTGTTGTGCCGAGTCAGAACGAACCTAATGAAACTTTCATGCAAAAGTATCGCCGCCTCTTTTCTAATCTCAATCGCTATGCTAAACCGATGGATCAGGCAACTAACATCATTATGGACGAAGACGACACATTTGCTATTCTCACACGACGATTGATTACTGATCACACTTTCTTTCACACAGATGCTCGTAGACAGTTAGAATCGGATAGAATTAAGACTACAAAGGGCAAAAATCTCAAAACTGGAGATTCATATTTTACCAGCATTGAAACGCTGTATGAAATGAATATTAGATTGCTGAGTTCATCAAACAGAATTTCCACAGGATGGGGACAAGGTAGTGATGAAGGTGCCGATCTGAAAACCTTCAAAAAATTTCGTCCACCTGAGGAATACATTGATAGCCTCTACGACGAATTACTGATATATTGGGAGGGACTACTCGCTGAACTTCCTATCCTTCATAACGATCCGATGAAAATGCGCTTCCATGAGATTACAGATAGGAAAGATAAAGATGGAATGGATCACCTACTGTTTTGGCCCATCGGACAACAGATGCTGGTAGAAATAGCACGAGAACTGCTCAATAGACGACTCCCTGATCTTGAAAACCCTACTCCTGACACTGTCCAATATGCGTTGAAAGGACTGAACAAATTGGAATGGCAGCTCCATCAAGCTCCGTGGCAGTATTTCTTATTAGTTCCTACTGTAACCCGAACTGGACAGCGTAGGTGGGTGATGCGAAGTGAAGAACGTGCTAACGCTGTCCGTTGTGGTCGTATAATTCAACAGTGGATTCTGGGTTTAGAATATGAAGATGAAGATTTTGCCAAGAATCTGAAAAACCAGTGGAAGAATTTTCTAATGTCAGCACCACCTGAAGAGGAAATTGATGAGTTATGGCAACAGGTTGAGGACCGGAAATCGACTATGTCTTGGTAA
- a CDS encoding type II toxin-antitoxin system Phd/YefM family antitoxin yields MRKEVSATELQQKLGELLDGVYRNGDRLIVKDANKSLAAIVPIEAYEEMLQQREKAFSVLDRIWKKVPAVSEEEAQADIEQAIAEVRTEKARKGTPDLCRIAGRDF; encoded by the coding sequence ATGAGAAAAGAAGTCTCAGCAACGGAATTACAACAGAAACTTGGCGAATTGCTCGATGGTGTCTACCGCAACGGAGACCGATTGATTGTCAAAGATGCCAACAAGTCGCTTGCTGCCATTGTTCCCATTGAGGCCTACGAGGAGATGCTTCAACAGCGCGAGAAAGCCTTTTCAGTGTTGGATAGAATATGGAAAAAAGTGCCAGCAGTGAGCGAAGAAGAAGCACAAGCAGATATCGAACAAGCAATTGCCGAGGTGCGCACGGAGAAAGCGCGTAAGGGGACTCCAGACCTTTGTAGAATCGCAGGGCGGGATTTCTGA
- a CDS encoding BrnT family toxin, with product MKFKWDKNKAATNLSKHNVSFDEAKTVFRNHFYIIFDDPVHSSEEDRYIIIGQSVQRNLLFVSFTDKENVIRLISAREVTPSERQKYQEG from the coding sequence ATGAAATTTAAGTGGGATAAAAATAAAGCCGCGACGAACCTGTCGAAGCACAACGTGTCATTTGATGAAGCGAAAACTGTTTTCCGAAATCATTTTTATATTATTTTTGATGATCCAGTCCACTCTTCTGAGGAAGACCGATATATTATCATTGGTCAGTCAGTACAACGTAATTTATTATTTGTATCATTTACCGATAAAGAAAATGTGATTCGATTGATCTCCGCGAGAGAAGTTACTCCCAGTGAGAGACAAAAATACCAAGAAGGATGA
- a CDS encoding DGQHR domain-containing protein, giving the protein MNLYPALCSKMGAWNYYVVKMSARELADNVQLASAVYYESSSDEEIQLTLDEEIQRTLRDSEDIVEYLKRQPYRFFSSIVVAALHGNPRFYPVEITEDPQFIIFSEDQRLNEAFGLLKFDGTQKYYALDGQHRLSAIKTLLGPPLSDGAPKDFESDEFSVIVVVPNQTDSNETFMQKYRRLFSNLNRYAKKTDNATNIIMDEDDTFAILTRRLINKNPFFKSPEGRQKHSTRIKTKTKNLTVNDPHFTSLETLYGMNITLLKSQQRETTGWGPTSAEGEDENTFKRFRPPEEYIESLYEELEMYWKALLAELPVLHNVPTTKMRIHELPEVKNEDGTDHLLFWPIGQQMLAEIVRILLDKRLPDPENPTPDAVREALVGLGQLEWRLHHAPWRYFLLIHNTAGKWAMRNEQRAGTIRCGRRIQQWVIGLDELDQNEVKDLKELWTSLLIPAQPDEECNQMWQQVEKMKSSISG; this is encoded by the coding sequence ATGAATCTTTATCCAGCTTTATGTTCAAAAATGGGTGCTTGGAATTACTATGTCGTGAAAATGAGTGCTCGCGAATTGGCTGATAATGTCCAACTCGCTTCAGCAGTATACTACGAAAGTTCTTCTGACGAAGAAATTCAACTTACCTTGGACGAGGAAATCCAACGTACTCTGAGAGACAGTGAGGATATTGTAGAATATTTAAAACGTCAACCGTATCGCTTCTTTTCCTCAATCGTTGTCGCTGCGCTCCATGGAAACCCGAGATTCTATCCGGTCGAGATCACTGAAGATCCGCAATTTATAATTTTTAGCGAGGATCAACGGCTTAATGAAGCATTCGGCCTCTTGAAGTTTGACGGCACTCAAAAATACTACGCCTTAGATGGCCAGCACCGCCTGTCAGCAATTAAAACCCTTCTAGGTCCTCCATTGTCCGATGGAGCTCCTAAAGATTTTGAGAGCGACGAGTTTTCTGTCATTGTCGTTGTACCAAATCAAACAGATTCTAATGAAACTTTTATGCAAAAGTATCGCCGACTATTCTCAAACCTTAATCGCTACGCCAAAAAGACAGATAATGCAACAAACATTATTATGGATGAAGATGATACATTTGCTATTCTTACAAGACGATTAATCAACAAAAATCCGTTCTTTAAATCACCTGAAGGACGACAAAAGCATTCAACACGGATCAAGACAAAGACCAAAAATCTCACGGTTAACGACCCGCACTTTACTAGTCTTGAAACCTTGTATGGGATGAATATCACTTTGCTGAAATCACAACAGAGAGAAACTACGGGGTGGGGACCTACCAGTGCAGAAGGCGAGGATGAAAATACTTTTAAAAGATTCCGTCCACCCGAGGAATACATTGAAAGCCTCTACGAAGAATTGGAAATGTATTGGAAAGCCCTGCTCGCTGAGCTGCCCGTGCTCCACAATGTACCTACTACCAAAATGCGAATCCATGAACTTCCAGAGGTAAAAAATGAGGATGGAACCGATCACCTATTGTTTTGGCCAATTGGACAGCAAATGCTAGCAGAAATCGTGAGAATTTTACTCGACAAACGCCTTCCCGATCCCGAAAATCCCACCCCTGACGCTGTCCGCGAAGCATTAGTCGGACTTGGACAACTAGAATGGAGATTGCATCATGCCCCTTGGCGTTACTTCTTATTAATTCACAATACAGCAGGCAAGTGGGCTATGCGAAATGAGCAAAGAGCAGGAACAATTCGTTGTGGTCGTAGAATTCAACAATGGGTCATAGGACTAGATGAACTTGATCAAAACGAAGTCAAAGATCTTAAAGAACTCTGGACATCCTTACTAATTCCAGCACAACCTGACGAAGAATGCAACCAAATGTGGCAACAAGTTGAAAAAATGAAGTCCTCTATATCCGGATAA
- the mutY gene encoding A/G-specific adenine glycosylase, which translates to MDKKELTKHYQDFRDALLVWFERYQREMPWRNTDDPYRIWVSEVMLQQTQVKKVIDYYEKFIARFPSVQDLAAAPLQDVLKVWEGLGYYARARNLHKAAQVIVNELDGEIPLDYATFRKLPGVGDYSAAAVQSIAFNAPYAAVDGNIKRVLARLFLMDAPINDAKSAKLFQQKADALLDRDAPGLFNQAMMELGAMVCRPQSPTCLVCPVNAFCEAFDTMRQEEFPKRRESKPTPEHSLAVGVIYNSAGEVLITQRQLDGLLGGLWEFPGGEIADGETAEVACVRNIAEVVNLSVRNVRYLTRVRHAFTHFKIVVDVFRCDYEAGEVVLNGPRDAKWVAVAALRDYPLPRATHKFLDELIAVGCQRSAVSKNSRQPSAISSQQE; encoded by the coding sequence ATGGATAAGAAAGAATTAACCAAACACTATCAAGATTTTCGGGATGCGTTGTTGGTGTGGTTTGAACGTTACCAGCGCGAGATGCCGTGGCGCAATACGGACGATCCGTACCGGATTTGGGTCTCTGAGGTGATGCTCCAGCAGACACAGGTTAAGAAGGTTATAGACTATTATGAGAAGTTCATCGCGAGATTTCCGAGTGTGCAGGATTTGGCGGCTGCGCCGCTACAAGATGTGTTGAAAGTCTGGGAAGGGTTGGGGTATTATGCGAGGGCACGGAATCTCCACAAAGCGGCACAGGTTATCGTGAACGAACTGGATGGGGAAATCCCATTGGACTATGCGACTTTTCGGAAGTTGCCGGGTGTTGGCGATTATAGTGCGGCGGCGGTGCAGAGCATCGCTTTTAACGCGCCATACGCGGCGGTGGATGGGAACATCAAACGCGTGTTGGCGCGCCTGTTTCTGATGGATGCGCCGATTAACGATGCGAAGTCGGCGAAATTGTTTCAACAAAAAGCGGATGCGCTTTTGGATCGGGACGCGCCAGGACTTTTCAATCAGGCGATGATGGAGTTGGGGGCAATGGTCTGTCGTCCGCAGTCGCCGACGTGTCTGGTGTGTCCTGTGAATGCGTTTTGTGAGGCGTTCGACACGATGCGTCAGGAGGAGTTTCCGAAACGGCGCGAGTCGAAACCTACACCGGAACACTCTCTCGCTGTTGGGGTTATCTATAATTCGGCAGGTGAGGTACTGATTACGCAACGGCAACTTGATGGACTGCTCGGTGGACTCTGGGAGTTCCCCGGTGGTGAGATTGCTGATGGTGAAACTGCTGAGGTGGCGTGTGTTCGCAATATCGCTGAGGTTGTCAATCTCTCTGTCAGGAATGTGCGGTATCTGACGCGCGTGAGGCACGCGTTTACGCATTTTAAGATCGTGGTGGATGTGTTTCGGTGTGATTATGAGGCGGGTGAGGTCGTGTTGAATGGACCGCGGGATGCAAAGTGGGTTGCGGTTGCGGCACTGCGGGATTATCCGCTTCCGCGTGCGACGCATAAGTTTTTGGATGAGTTAATAGCCGTCGGCTGTCAGCGGTCAGCAGTCAGCAAGAACAGCCGTCAGCCGTCAGCGATCAGCAGTCAGCAAGAATAG
- a CDS encoding DUF1080 domain-containing protein produces the protein MTQTPPASAVVLFDGTDLSNWTSLDGSAPGWEVEGDAMLVIPRTGDIITKETFTDHFVHIEFRCPDMPEASGQAKGNSGVFLQGRYEVQVLDSYGIDVPGMGDCGAIYNQFAPLVNACKPPLEWQSYDITFRAPRFNDAGEMTEGPRITVIQNGLVIINNAQLAGSTGGSVGEAAEPGPLRLQDHGNDVRYRNVWAVPLPLEGSDQY, from the coding sequence ATGACACAAACACCACCAGCATCCGCAGTTGTCCTCTTTGACGGTACAGACCTCAGCAACTGGACAAGCCTCGACGGCAGCGCACCCGGTTGGGAAGTCGAAGGCGACGCAATGCTCGTCATTCCACGCACCGGCGACATCATCACCAAAGAAACCTTCACGGATCACTTCGTGCATATCGAATTCAGGTGCCCCGATATGCCTGAAGCCTCCGGACAAGCAAAAGGCAACAGCGGCGTATTCCTCCAAGGTCGATACGAAGTTCAGGTCTTGGACTCCTACGGTATTGACGTTCCCGGCATGGGCGACTGTGGCGCAATCTACAACCAGTTCGCACCGCTCGTCAACGCTTGTAAACCACCCCTCGAATGGCAGTCTTACGATATTACCTTCCGCGCACCGCGTTTCAACGACGCAGGCGAGATGACTGAAGGGCCACGCATCACCGTCATCCAGAACGGGTTGGTCATCATCAATAACGCGCAGCTGGCTGGGTCAACAGGCGGAAGCGTCGGCGAGGCTGCCGAGCCAGGGCCACTCCGTCTGCAAGACCACGGCAACGATGTTAGATACCGGAACGTCTGGGCAGTCCCACTCCCACTTGAAGGCTCGGATCAGTATTAA
- a CDS encoding DUF4007 family protein, whose translation MKKGVDAVTDDPIIFSSEDASVTLGVGKNMVASIRHWCNVVGLIRTAPYERGRFVPTPFGKAIFDDKDGFDPYLDDPATLWLIHWKIATNINQATAWYWAFNILRENQFVSDTFKTELYEWTLQQKESMRSVADNTLQRDVHCFIRTYCQSRHNSDTAVAEETFDCPLVELNLLAELPDRDGYEFQRGEKESLPIEIVVATLVAFWDARFSATAEMSFRELMYDPLSPGRIFRLDENTMILYLERLEDLTDSALRYDETADLKQVSRHKDLNPMEFLERYYG comes from the coding sequence TTGAAAAAAGGCGTTGATGCTGTAACAGATGACCCGATTATCTTTTCATCAGAAGACGCTTCTGTTACTTTAGGGGTCGGAAAAAACATGGTGGCTTCCATCCGGCATTGGTGTAACGTTGTGGGGCTTATTAGGACGGCCCCTTATGAACGTGGGCGGTTTGTTCCCACTCCCTTCGGCAAAGCCATTTTTGACGACAAAGATGGGTTTGATCCGTACCTTGACGACCCCGCCACTCTGTGGTTGATTCACTGGAAAATCGCAACGAATATTAATCAGGCAACCGCATGGTACTGGGCATTTAACATTTTAAGGGAAAACCAATTCGTATCCGATACATTCAAAACAGAATTGTACGAGTGGACACTGCAGCAAAAGGAATCCATGCGATCGGTCGCTGACAACACACTTCAACGAGATGTCCATTGCTTTATCCGAACCTATTGCCAGTCACGTCACAATTCTGACACCGCCGTAGCCGAGGAAACCTTTGATTGTCCGCTTGTTGAACTCAACTTACTCGCTGAATTGCCCGATAGAGATGGATACGAATTCCAACGAGGCGAAAAAGAATCGTTGCCGATTGAAATTGTCGTAGCAACGCTGGTTGCCTTTTGGGATGCTCGTTTCTCTGCAACTGCTGAAATGTCGTTTCGAGAATTGATGTATGACCCACTAAGCCCCGGACGAATCTTCAGATTAGACGAAAATACGATGATCTTGTATCTTGAAAGACTTGAAGACCTCACCGATAGTGCGTTACGATATGACGAAACTGCTGACCTGAAACAGGTTTCTCGACATAAGGATCTAAATCCGATGGAATTTTTAGAGAGATATTATGGATAA